The genomic segment TTTGATCCTTATAAATCTAGTGAGATCCGCAATAGATATCACCTGTGTTCGTGCTGTGAGCAATTCAGTCATGCCAGTATTAAGGACATAAGAGAAAGGTCAAATAACTGCAAATACTAGCTACACTCCATCCAAAGAACACCGTACATTGGAAACAATCCATCTATCACTACCAGTACCAATTACAGCTATGGTGTTGATATTATCGCTACAAAGTACACTATAATTTCCCGTCTATTTACGCCTTGATCAAGCGGCTTATCAATTGAAAGAGTGACGAGATTTCTAAGTTAAGTTCTTCTACAGCCTCGCGTGACTTGAGACAAAACAAAACGTTCTCAAGATGATGAGACGTTACAGGTAAGGCCTAATTAATAAGAACAAATTAAATATACCTctttctgacaagctttgaaGCAGTTAGGCCAAAGGTGATGtcacctgaaaaacaaaaagaaccAATAAGCCCGACtgatataaaaacaataagcaatagtATTTGTTAAAACAACCATAAAAAAGCTTAAAGAATAAGCATGGATAATCACCTTGTTGGCTGGCTCCTAAGATGTATCAACCTCTCTGTAAGCTGAGGTTTTAGAAGTGGACTTACCAACTCTCTCGCGCACTGCTTTCTAACCGTGCGGCTGGTCCCTTGCCCGCTCTCGGTTTACAAGGCGCGGATTAACGCATTCAATTGCAACACGATCTTCAGGTCTTACACATGTCAAACTTGTCGGCGCAGCAAGGCACCAAGCATGAgaaaagggaggggagggggaggagagggggagggaagaaAAAGGAGCGAGAAGATGTCTTCTGCGTACTGTTGGTTTTGTTGGGTTACGAGACAGTTTTATCAAACGACACCTTAGTTTGGCTGGTTGTTCGATAAGTCGGCCGCGCCATCACTGGGTAAGCGTTCACCCCCGTTCTTCAGATAAAATGTTACAATTTATAActtggaaaacaaattattctAGTAGAAACGACATCAAACTTACTTGCAGGTACCTTTATTTGAATGCTATTATTATACATTTATAATATTGGCATCTTTATATATACAATCTACTCAAACTGTGATGGAAAGGTCGATTATCTTGCATGTTCAGGAAACAAATGTTTTCCTAGGAACTAGCATAACGTGTGTCTCCGCCCTTAGTGGGTGGTATTTCAGACTTACACTAAGGACGGCTGTGCAGAAACCTTATCAGTCGTAAAGGAATGGCGAAGAGGCTCTTCTAGTAAACAAGAAACATACAGAGAAACCTCATGTGATAACGAAACACAATTGTCTGAGTTGTGAAGCTTTCCGCCGCGTCAGTTGGTCGCTTCGCTCCCTCGTTTACCCCAGTTCTCACACATGACATGTCAAACCTTAGAAAAGGAGATTTATGGGAATCATTCATCTGCCAGGCCAGGCTGCTCCCCCTTTGTACATTTTATGTTCAAAGATCCTCCCTTTTTGCAAATtttcagcccccccccccctccccctttcccaCTCATCCTCCCTCTTCTAAATAATGAAGGGTCTTTTAGCTTATGACCATTATTGAGAGCCAGGGAAATTAACCGGTCTCATCTTCATCTCACTGTGCTTCAAATTCACAGTCCAAGTATTCCAGGCGATGCCATGGCCACTGTGAAGGTGGTAAGGCCCGTTCAAGCTGGAGTCGAAGCAGGATATAAACCACCACGCTGCATGATACGTAACTGCGCAGTTTCTACTATTTGCATCGTTGTCACGGTCCTTAGTCGAGAAGGGACGCCCATGATGCTTCTTCATCGCATCACCGGCATCTCCTGTGATGCAAACATCGTTTATCAGCAGCTCTAtctagcctacctgtaggctttgatagtcgAAAACCGGCACGAAAATCCCCGAAAACACGGAGTTCGCATAACcaggccgccatcttggataacgcgCTCAGCAAAAATGCGCATTttttctccccctccccctgcggagcgcgttatccaagatggcggccgggttatgcgaactccgtgttttcggggtttttcGTGCCGGTTTTcgactatcaaagcctacaggtaggttACAGCTCTATCCTATAGGAGACATTCAGAACTGCTATTTTATTCTTGATTATGATGGAGGCATCCTAGAAACAGGCCCGTAGGGGGTTGGGGTGGGAGTTGTTCGGTATAGGGGAGCgcctagcctgcttgcaggcggtgctcggttatcatcgcggaaacccctctccgttcgatgatcgggcgccatattgtattctaagccgcactcatcgcggaaaaccctgaATACCGGCGCCCGAtcatcgaacggagagggttttccgcgataatAACCGAgcaccgcctgcaagcaggctagggagcgcctattttgttttgtttctttttcaagTGCGTattataaaacacaaaaaccaATTAATAAGCTaaggcttttacaattttaaatttGGGCTTATTTGGACTTTTTGAGCTTTAAAAACGCACCTTCTTCATCCACTTCAGAAGTAGTCTCCCTCGCAGGCGTTCTGGACTAGTCACGCCCGGCGGGGAACTCCAGTAACTGTTAATGGAGCGATGCCTAGAGTGACGAGACCAGAACGGCTGCGAGGAAGAATACTTTACAACCCGACCATAGTCTGAATTATCCTTGATACATATTGTAACAAGCACGAAAAGCTTTAAAGTTACAACTGAATTCACCTGAATAGCTCCCGAGGCGAAGAGTATATTTGTTGTCCTCATCGGACACGGCAAAGTAGCTGTACTTAGCGTGCTTGGTGGCCATGTCCGAGTTTGTCATTTCTACACGGAGACTCGTATTCTCGGTCTGATGTGTCAACAAATGGATCTTGTCCAAACCGAGCCAGAACTCTCCAGTCTCAATGCCGAAGCCCTGCTTGTAGTCAGCCCAGCCGAGATAGAAGTCCACGGACCCATCTAGTCTTCTCTGAAACACGGTCCATCCCCCGCCATCTGTTGTCTGGTCACAGTACACCTAAACGATGAGAAAGAGTGAGTGAAGATGAGTGTCAAAGATCTCGTAAAATCAATGTATACATGTTATGTATACATTAATATACACACCAATGTACATTATCACCTTGAAGTCTTCGACTCTGGTAATGGCCCCCCTATTCACACTATCCCTGTTATCTTACACTGAACGAGGGTGAGCCATTGG from the Nematostella vectensis chromosome 4, jaNemVect1.1, whole genome shotgun sequence genome contains:
- the LOC5511580 gene encoding fibrinogen C domain-containing protein 1, with translation MSPVAYLTTVLLWGIYLHRSASGQCAQYSEPNTALVDSAYKTVDVANLGECNVKCDEDEKCLSVNYWKLENKCDLNNATKTMYPEKVKGDRNAIYANIREGIKGPKNCADVLKFGGKSNGVYTIHPEGEFDAFKVYCDQTTDGGGWTVFQRRLDGSVDFYLGWADYKQGFGIETGEFWLGLDKIHLLTHQTENTSLRVEMTNSDMATKHAKYSYFAVSDEDNKYTLRLGSYSGDAGDAMKKHHGRPFSTKDRDNDANSRNCAVTYHAAWWFISCFDSSLNGPYHLHSGHGIAWNTWTVNLKHSEMKMRPVNFPGSQ